The following are encoded together in the Bactrocera neohumeralis isolate Rockhampton chromosome 6, APGP_CSIRO_Bneo_wtdbg2-racon-allhic-juicebox.fasta_v2, whole genome shotgun sequence genome:
- the LOC126762522 gene encoding protein extra-macrochaetae codes for MKSLTAVCQTGASMPPMNPNGRIARHAPQRGDGENAEMKMYLSKLKDLVPFMPKNRKLSKLEIIQHVIDYICDLQTELEAHPEIANFDAASALNMSDDSAHNTSMNSEENEQRLAERLSGADSSYSSASLQQQQQISALNSATSSPALRQPLADRQAPNTILPGTNMTAAAAHTTMALHMQQQLQLQQQQWEAQMLQQQQQQQQQAQQTQQQQAQQQQQHQQLPSGETVSC; via the coding sequence atgaaatcCCTCACCGCCGTCTGTCAAACAGGTGCCTCCATGCCGCCCATGAATCCAAACGGACGCATCGCTCGCCATGCGCCACAACGCGGCGACGGCGAAAATGCCGAAATGAAAATGTACCTCTCCAAACTCAAGGATCTCGTGCCGTTCATGCCGAAAAATCGCAAACTCTCTAAGCTGGAGATCATCCAGCACGTCATCGACTACATTTGCGATCTGCAAACCGAGCTGGAGGCACATCCCGAGATTGCCAATTTCGATGCGGCCAGCGCGCTAAATATGTCCGACGATTCGGCACACAACACGAGCATGAATAGCGAAGAGAATGAGCAGCGTTTGGCTGAACGCCTATCAGGCGCCGACAGCAGCTATAGCAGTGCCTcattgcaacagcaacaacaaatcagCGCGCTAAACTCCGCCACATCTAGTCCTGCCTTGAGACAGCCGTTGGCTGATCGTCAAGCACCGAACACCATCCTGCCCGGCACCAATATGACAGCTGCTGCTGCCCACACCACAATGGCATtgcacatgcaacaacaactgcagctgcaacagcaacagtggGAGGCACAGatgctgcagcaacaacagcagcagcaacaacaagcgcagcaaacacagcagcagcaagcgcaacagcaacaacaacaccaacaattgCCCAGCGGCGAAACGGTGAGTTGTTGA